The proteins below come from a single Ruegeria sp. THAF33 genomic window:
- the rpsS gene encoding 30S ribosomal protein S19, with product MSRSVWKGPFVDAYVLKKAEAARESGRNEVIKIWSRRSTILPQFVGLTFGVYNGQKHIPVNVTEDMIGQKFGEYSPTRTYYGHAADKKAKRK from the coding sequence ATGTCTCGCTCTGTTTGGAAGGGTCCTTTCGTCGATGCTTATGTGCTGAAAAAAGCCGAAGCAGCGCGCGAGTCGGGCCGCAACGAAGTCATCAAGATCTGGTCGCGTCGTTCCACCATTCTGCCCCAATTCGTGGGTCTGACCTTTGGTGTGTACAATGGCCAGAAGCATATCCCGGTAAACGTCACGGAAGACATGATTGGTCAGAAGTTCGGTGAATACTCGCCAACTCGTACCTACTATGGTCACGCCGCAGACAAAAAAGCGAAGCGGAAGTAA
- the rplV gene encoding 50S ribosomal protein L22, which translates to MGKEKNPRRVAENEAMAKTRMLRTSPQKLNLVAQMIRGKKVEKALTDLTFSNKRVAQDVKKCLQSAIANAENNHNLDVDELIVAEAWVGKNLVMKRGRPRARGRFGKIMKPFSEITIKVRQVEEQA; encoded by the coding sequence ATGGGCAAGGAAAAGAACCCCCGCCGCGTGGCTGAAAACGAAGCAATGGCGAAAACTCGCATGCTTCGCACCAGCCCGCAGAAACTGAACCTGGTTGCGCAAATGATCCGCGGCAAGAAAGTCGAGAAGGCTCTGACCGACCTGACTTTCTCGAACAAGCGTGTCGCGCAGGACGTCAAGAAGTGCCTGCAGTCCGCAATCGCGAATGCCGAAAACAACCACAACCTGGACGTTGACGAACTGATCGTCGCCGAAGCTTGGGTTGGCAAGAACCTGGTCATGAAGCGCGGTCGCCCGCGTGCCCGTGGCCGTTTCGGCAAGATCATGAAGCCGTTCTCGGAGATCACCATCAAGGTGCGTCAAGTTGAGGAGCAAGCCTAA
- the rpsC gene encoding 30S ribosomal protein S3, producing MGHKVNPIGMRLQVNRTWDSRWYADTKDYGDLLLEDIKIREFIQKECKQAGVARVIIERPHKKCRVTIHTARPGVIIGKKGADIEVLRKKLAGMTDSELHLNIVEVRKPELDAQLVAESIAQQLERRVSFRRAMKRSVQNAMRMGALGIRVNVAGRLGGAEIARTEWYREGRVPLHTLRADIDYAHAEAMTPYGIIGIKVWIFKGEIMEHDPQARDRKAQELQDGPAPRGAGGRR from the coding sequence ATGGGACATAAAGTCAATCCGATCGGCATGCGCCTGCAGGTCAACCGCACCTGGGACAGCCGCTGGTACGCTGACACCAAGGATTACGGTGATCTTCTGCTGGAAGACATCAAGATCCGTGAGTTCATTCAGAAAGAGTGCAAGCAGGCCGGTGTTGCACGTGTGATCATCGAACGTCCGCACAAGAAGTGCCGCGTAACGATCCACACCGCACGTCCGGGTGTCATCATCGGCAAGAAAGGTGCAGACATCGAAGTTCTGCGCAAAAAGCTTGCTGGTATGACCGACAGCGAACTGCACCTGAACATCGTCGAAGTGCGCAAGCCCGAGCTTGACGCGCAGCTGGTTGCCGAGTCGATCGCTCAGCAGCTGGAACGTCGTGTTTCGTTCCGTCGCGCAATGAAGCGCTCGGTTCAGAACGCCATGCGCATGGGCGCCCTGGGTATCCGGGTGAACGTCGCTGGCCGTCTGGGCGGCGCCGAAATCGCACGGACCGAATGGTATCGCGAAGGCCGCGTGCCTCTGCATACCCTGCGTGCCGACATCGATTACGCACATGCCGAAGCGATGACTCCTTACGGGATCATCGGGATCAAGGTCTGGATCTTCAAAGGTGAGATCATGGAGCACGATCCGCAGGCACGTGACCGTAAAGCACAGGAACTCCAGGATGGTCCGGCACCTCGCGGTGCAGGCGGCCGTCGCTAA
- the rplP gene encoding 50S ribosomal protein L16, whose product MLQPKRTKFRKMHKGRIKGEAKGGSDLNFGTYGLKALQPERVTARQIEAARRAMTRHMKRQGRVWIRIFPDTPVTAKPIEVRMGKGKGSVDRWVCKVKPGRVMFEIDGVNDDIAREALRLAAMKLPIKTRVVVREDW is encoded by the coding sequence ATGCTTCAACCAAAGCGTACGAAATTCCGCAAGATGCACAAAGGCCGGATCAAGGGAGAAGCCAAGGGCGGCTCTGATCTGAACTTTGGCACCTACGGTCTGAAAGCCTTGCAGCCCGAGCGCGTCACCGCACGTCAGATCGAAGCTGCACGTCGTGCCATGACCCGTCACATGAAACGTCAGGGTCGTGTCTGGATCCGTATCTTCCCCGACACTCCGGTCACTGCAAAGCCGATCGAAGTTCGTATGGGTAAAGGTAAGGGTTCGGTGGACCGCTGGGTTTGCAAGGTCAAGCCCGGCCGCGTGATGTTCGAGATCGACGGCGTCAATGACGACATCGCCCGCGAGGCCCTGCGCCTGGCCGCGATGAAGCTGCCGATCAAGACCCGCGTCGTGGTTCGCGAAGACTGGTAA
- a CDS encoding 2OG-Fe(II) oxygenase family protein, which yields MAQIESLFVTRLYRAALSEFDPAIDAEELEDSCLVIAEDDEAGQQWCEENGYPGYTSYASLTDLPWRFPIFADLVEVLDQHVAAFAKDLEFDLGEGALKLEDLWINILPEGGMHSSHLHPHSVISGTTYVAMPEGASALKLEDPRSGRMMAAPTRLKGGRRDLQPFIYMKPQVGDVLLWESWLRHEVPMNMAEEERISVSFNYRWD from the coding sequence ATGGCACAGATTGAATCTCTCTTCGTAACCCGTCTTTATCGCGCAGCCCTGTCCGAGTTCGATCCCGCGATCGATGCGGAAGAGTTGGAAGACTCGTGCCTTGTCATCGCCGAAGATGACGAGGCCGGGCAGCAATGGTGTGAGGAAAACGGCTATCCCGGCTACACCAGCTATGCCTCGCTGACCGATCTGCCCTGGCGCTTCCCGATCTTTGCCGATCTGGTGGAGGTACTGGATCAGCACGTGGCGGCCTTTGCCAAGGATCTGGAGTTCGATCTGGGCGAGGGCGCGTTGAAACTGGAAGACCTTTGGATCAACATCCTGCCCGAGGGTGGCATGCACTCCAGCCACCTGCACCCGCACAGCGTGATCTCGGGCACGACCTATGTGGCGATGCCCGAGGGGGCGAGCGCGCTGAAACTGGAGGACCCCCGTTCAGGCCGCATGATGGCTGCGCCGACGCGTCTGAAAGGCGGGCGGCGCGATTTGCAGCCATTCATCTACATGAAACCGCAGGTGGGGGATGTCCTGCTTTGGGAAAGCTGGCTGCGCCACGAGGTCCCGATGAACATGGCCGAGGAAGAGCGGATATCTGTCAGTTTTAACTATCGGTGGGACTGA
- a CDS encoding GFA family protein, which produces MTSPYSGGCEHVKIVATAEPIDNHECHCDVCKSVTGQHTTHVAFFNYTDLSADPEDKMNRQPFNANNPDGPLELCTCSECGAALMLDDKQKRIRVAVPNVMGYDDSKFPAATYHAFYDDSKGYPKPDDGRPVYEAFRPEFSWPSPAA; this is translated from the coding sequence ATGACCAGCCCTTATTCAGGAGGATGTGAACACGTCAAGATAGTCGCGACGGCAGAACCGATAGACAACCATGAATGCCACTGTGATGTCTGTAAGTCCGTGACCGGACAGCACACAACCCATGTTGCGTTCTTTAACTACACAGACCTGTCAGCAGACCCCGAAGACAAGATGAACCGTCAACCATTCAACGCCAACAATCCCGATGGCCCTTTAGAGCTTTGCACCTGTTCTGAGTGCGGGGCCGCGCTGATGCTGGATGATAAGCAAAAACGCATACGCGTGGCTGTACCCAACGTGATGGGGTATGATGACAGCAAGTTTCCTGCAGCGACTTACCACGCGTTTTACGATGACAGCAAAGGGTACCCCAAGCCTGATGACGGACGACCGGTATATGAAGCGTTCCGTCCAGAATTTTCTTGGCCTTCACCTGCCGCCTGA